In Myripristis murdjan chromosome 9, fMyrMur1.1, whole genome shotgun sequence, the following proteins share a genomic window:
- the aak1a gene encoding AP2-associated protein kinase 1 isoform X1, with translation MKKFFDSRRELVSSGPGSGAGGGGGGSGGGGSFIGRVFTIGRYQVTVEEIVAEGGFAIVFLVRTHQGVRCALKRMYVNNEHDLQICKLEIQIMRDLVGHKNIVGFLDSSITAVGAGDVWEVLILMDFCRGGQVVNLMNQRLQTGFTEAEVLQIFCDTCEAVARLHQCKTPIIHRDLKVENILLHDRGHYVLCDFGSATNRFQNPQTEGVPVVEEEIKRYTTLSYRAPEMVNLYGGKVITTKADIWAMGCLLYKLCYFTLPFGESQVAICDGSFTIPDNSRYSQDMHCLIRYMLEPDPDKRPDIYQVSYFAFKLARRECPVQNVHNLPIPAKLPEPIRASEAVAKKSQTKARLTDPIPTTETSIAPRQRPKAGQAQPQPISGILPIQPALTPRKRPNVAAGAGVGISVPPPAAAAVQPAQQAPAAQAAPQPAQATNVQPPATPQHQQLFMKQQQAPAFFSSQQQTSQQHQLVQSGHQQQQQSAFQASALLQSKAKPLHPLVNLQQQQPASSAVIITPIHETAAPQLTPIPEVAAIGPAADPEATTSAREIHKVGSLTPPSSPKAAPKGGHRRILSDVTHSAVFGVPVSKSTQLLQAAAAEASLNKSKSASTTPSGSPCSSQQSVYQPGEVGAPSGPPGTNTQPSWNPFGDDNFSKLTAEELLNKDFAKLAETTKPGEKATGSSENLIPGLHAFPDERSVDILGLDAGSALLSVPDPFNTLSLSDTPEKLIEGLKSPETSLLLPDLLPLADPFSSSAESSTNAKEERCMDSLIPGLEAPQAQRHTAQQEIITASMPDPLAGEDSLLGCDLLSHPSTPGSQSVSALPSSSCSSAPPGSCLEELASVSLPPGQTASDSAFLMSGGEKGTEDEFDPIPVLISKNSNQELKGESNGYTVLGEGRETELPDGDSRTDGGCVHSSDEDEEGMEEKEAQKEEQQGREAIESDVAAHDCSGSQPLLLDSEDEEEQGSPLALKASARSGTLLTQPSSTFHQPNTFTQNHSQQAAESARGTEAVPDVFSKAPFMIAQEDASDVFANAPFPRAPATAQQQLDVFLQAPFGKKKEATGVTSMSPQPKSSYPHPTIVHAATPEQGVLGQVAPQPFRPQALAKYSRHFDGPLPQQPVAAHRVVSNVSRQAAVGSVPVGPLHSWTSEVTAADPFVSAPFHFKAPQEKP, from the exons ATGAAGAAATTTTTTGACTCGCGTCGGGAGCTGGTGAGTTCCGGGCCTGGTTCTGGAGCCGGTGGAGGAGGCGGCGGTTCCGGCGGCGGTGGCAGCTTCATTGGACGGGTCTTCACCATTGGACGTTATCAAGTGACCGTTGAGGAGATTGTCGCTGAAG GAGGCTTTGCTATAGTGTTCTTGGTGCGAACTCATCAAGGGGTCCGCTGTGCGCTCAAGAGGATGTATGTTAACAATGAACACGATCTACAGATCTGCAAACTGGAGATTCAAATTATG aGGGACTTGGTAGGCCACAAAAACATAGTGGGTTTTCTGGACTCCAGTATTACTGCAGTTGGAGCCGGCGATGTGTGGGAAGTCCTAATCTTAATGGACTTCTGTCGAG gtGGACAGGTGGTTAACCTAATGAACCAGCGGCTACAGACCGGCTTCACCGAGGCTGAGGTGTTGCAGATCTTCTGCGACACATGTGAGGCTGTGGCCCGCCTCCACCAGTGCAAGACTCCAATCATCCATCGAGATCTAAAG GTGGAGAACATTCTTCTCCATGACCGGGGACACTATGTGCTCTGTGACTTTGGGAGTGCCACCAACCGTTTCCAAAACCCTCAGACAGAAGGCGTGCCAGTGGTGGAGGAAGAAATCAAAAG GTACACTACTTTGTCATATCGTGCTCCAGAGATGGTCAACCTCTATGGTGGCAAGGTCATCACAACTAAGGCAGACATTTGG GCCATGGGTTGTCTGCTCTATAAGCTGTGCTACTTTACTCTGCCCTTTGGGGAGAGCCAAGTAGCTATCTGTGATGGAAGCTTCACTATCCCAGACAACTCCCGCTACTCCCAGGACATGCACTGCCTCATCA GATACATGCTGGAACCTGACCCGGACAAGAGACCAGATATCTACCAAGTATCCTACTTTGCCTTTAAGCTGGCTCGACGAGAGTGTCCCGTCCAAAATGTACAT AATTTGCCCATTCCTGCAAAACTTCCTGAGCCTATCAGAGCCAGTGAAGCTGTGGCCAAAAAGAGTCAAACCAAAGCTAG ACTCACAGACCCCATTCCCACCACGGAAACCTCGATTGCACCGCGGCAGCGGCCCAAGGCTGGCCAGGCCCAGCCCCAGCCAATATCAGGCATTCTGCCCATCCAGCCTGCCCTCACCCCACGCAAGAGGCCTAATGTGGCTGCTGGAGCAG GTGTTGGGATCAGTGTCccacctccagctgctgctgctgtccaaccTGCTCAGCAGGCTCCTGCTGCACAGGCGGCGCCCCAGCCAGCCCAGGCCACCAACGTGCAGCCACCGGCCACACCCCAGCATCAGCAGCTCTTCATGAAACAGCAACAAGCCCCAGCCTTCTTCAGCTCACAACAACAGACCAGCCAGCAG CATCAGCTGGTACAGAGTGGccaccaacaacagcagcagtcagCCTTTCAGGCATCTGCCCTACTGCAGTCCAAAGCTAAGCCACTTCATCCCCTTGTTAAcctgcaacagcagcagccagccagctcTGCAGTGATCATTACCCCCATCCATGAAACTGCAGCTCCCCAACTCACTCCCATCCCAGAGGTTGCAGCCATCGGCCCTGCAGCTGACCCAGAGGCAACG ACGTCTGCCCGAGAAATCCACAAAGTGGGCTCCCTGACACCCCCCTCCTCACCGAAGGCAGCCCCTAAGGGTGGCCACAGGCGCATCTTGAGCGATGTCACTCACAGCGCCGTATTTGGGGTCCCGGTCAGCAAATCCACCCAGCTACTCCAGGCGGCTGCAGCCGAGGCCAGCCTCAACAAGTCCAA ATCAGCCAGCACCACCCCCTCTGGCTCCCCCTGCTCCTCCCAGCAGAGTGTGTACCAGCCAGGTGAGGTTGGCGCTCCATCTGGCCCTCCTGGCACCAACACCCAGCCCAGCTGGAACCCCTTTGGGGACGACAACTTCTCCAAGCTTacagcagaggagctgctcaACAAAGATTTTGCAAAGCTTGCTGAGA ctactAAACCAGGAGAGAAGGCCACAGGCTCCAGCGAAAATCTCATTCCAGGTCTCCATGCTTTCCCAG ATGAAAGATCAGTGGACATCCTGGGTTTGGATGCAGGTTCAGCATTGTTGAGTGTCCCGGACCCCTTTAATACCCTCTCCCTTTCTGACACCccag AGAAGCTGATTGAGGGACTGAAGTCCCCAGAGACTTCTCTGCTGCTCCCTGACCTCTTACCCCTGGCCGACCCCTTCAGCAGTTCTGCAGAGAGCTCCACCAATG CAAAGGAAGAGAGGTGCATGGATTCCCTGATTCCTGGTTTGGAAGCCCCGCAGGCCCAGAGACACACAGCCCAGCAGGAGATAATCACAGCCAGCATGCCAG ACCCTCTGGCTGGGGAGGACTCTCTGCTAGGCTGTGATCTGTTATCTCATCCTTCTACTCCTGGAAGCcagtctgtctctgctctcccttcctcctcctgctcctctgctcctcctggcTCCTGTCTGGAAGAGCTGGCCTCTGTGTCGCTGCCCCCTGGTCAGACAGCTTCTG ACTCTGCTTTCCTCATGTCGGGTGGGGAGAAGGGCACTGAGGACGAGTTTGACCCCATTCCCGTGCTCATCTCCAAAAACTCGAATCAAG AACTGAAAGGGGAGAGTAATGGCTACACTGTGCTTGGTGAGGGGCGAGAGACCGAACTTCCAGATGGGGATTCTCGAACAGATGGGGGCTGTGTTCACTCCAgcgatgaagatgaggagggaatggaggagaaagaggccCAGAAGGAAGAGCAGCAGGGCAGGGAAGCCATTGAGAGTGATGTTGCGGCCCATGACTGCAGTGGCTCCCaacctctgctgctggactctgaggatgaagaggagcaaGGATCTCCTTTAGCCCTCAAGGCATCAGCACGCTCGGGTACATTACTGACACAACCATCCTCTACCTTCCATCAACCAAACACCTTCACTCAGAATCATTCCCAGCAGGCAGCCGAGTCCGCAAGGGGGACAGAGGCTGTTCCAGATGTCTTCTCAAAAGCCCCGTTTATGATTGCACAAGAGGACGCAAGCGATGTGTTTGCCAATGCTCCATTTCCACGTGCCCCCGCTACAGCTCAGCAGCAGTTGGATGTTTTCCTGCAGGCTCCCTTtgggaagaagaaggaggccACGGGTGTCACCAGCATGTCCCCTCAGCCCAAGTCCTCATACCCTCATCCGACCATAGTTCACGCTGCAACACCTGAACAAGGGGTCTTGGGGCAGGTGGCCCCTCAGCCGTTCCGCCCACAAGCTCTGGCCAAATACTCCCGACACTTTGATGGACCATTACCCCAGCAGCCTGTAGCAGCCCACAGAGTAGTGTCTAATGTGAGCAGGCAAGCTGCTGTGGGATCAGTCCCTGTTGGACCTCTTCACTCATGGACCTCAGAAGTGACAGCTGCAGACCCATTTGTCTCTGCACCCTTTCACTTCAAGGCCCCTCAAGAAAAGCCCTGA
- the aak1a gene encoding AP2-associated protein kinase 1 isoform X2: protein MKKFFDSRRELVSSGPGSGAGGGGGGSGGGGSFIGRVFTIGRYQVTVEEIVAEGGFAIVFLVRTHQGVRCALKRMYVNNEHDLQICKLEIQIMRDLVGHKNIVGFLDSSITAVGAGDVWEVLILMDFCRGGQVVNLMNQRLQTGFTEAEVLQIFCDTCEAVARLHQCKTPIIHRDLKVENILLHDRGHYVLCDFGSATNRFQNPQTEGVPVVEEEIKRYTTLSYRAPEMVNLYGGKVITTKADIWAMGCLLYKLCYFTLPFGESQVAICDGSFTIPDNSRYSQDMHCLIRYMLEPDPDKRPDIYQVSYFAFKLARRECPVQNVHNLPIPAKLPEPIRASEAVAKKSQTKARLTDPIPTTETSIAPRQRPKAGQAQPQPISGILPIQPALTPRKRPNVAAGAGVGISVPPPAAAAVQPAQQAPAAQAAPQPAQATNVQPPATPQHQQLFMKQQQAPAFFSSQQQTSQQHQLVQSGHQQQQQSAFQASALLQSKAKPLHPLVNLQQQQPASSAVIITPIHETAAPQLTPIPEVAAIGPAADPEATTSAREIHKVGSLTPPSSPKAAPKGGHRRILSDVTHSAVFGVPVSKSTQLLQAAAAEASLNKSKSASTTPSGSPCSSQQSVYQPGEVGAPSGPPGTNTQPSWNPFGDDNFSKLTAEELLNKDFAKLAETTKPGEKATGSSENLIPGLHAFPAKEERCMDSLIPGLEAPQAQRHTAQQEIITASMPDPLAGEDSLLGCDLLSHPSTPGSQSVSALPSSSCSSAPPGSCLEELASVSLPPGQTASDSAFLMSGGEKGTEDEFDPIPVLISKNSNQELKGESNGYTVLGEGRETELPDGDSRTDGGCVHSSDEDEEGMEEKEAQKEEQQGREAIESDVAAHDCSGSQPLLLDSEDEEEQGSPLALKASARSGTLLTQPSSTFHQPNTFTQNHSQQAAESARGTEAVPDVFSKAPFMIAQEDASDVFANAPFPRAPATAQQQLDVFLQAPFGKKKEATGVTSMSPQPKSSYPHPTIVHAATPEQGVLGQVAPQPFRPQALAKYSRHFDGPLPQQPVAAHRVVSNVSRQAAVGSVPVGPLHSWTSEVTAADPFVSAPFHFKAPQEKP from the exons ATGAAGAAATTTTTTGACTCGCGTCGGGAGCTGGTGAGTTCCGGGCCTGGTTCTGGAGCCGGTGGAGGAGGCGGCGGTTCCGGCGGCGGTGGCAGCTTCATTGGACGGGTCTTCACCATTGGACGTTATCAAGTGACCGTTGAGGAGATTGTCGCTGAAG GAGGCTTTGCTATAGTGTTCTTGGTGCGAACTCATCAAGGGGTCCGCTGTGCGCTCAAGAGGATGTATGTTAACAATGAACACGATCTACAGATCTGCAAACTGGAGATTCAAATTATG aGGGACTTGGTAGGCCACAAAAACATAGTGGGTTTTCTGGACTCCAGTATTACTGCAGTTGGAGCCGGCGATGTGTGGGAAGTCCTAATCTTAATGGACTTCTGTCGAG gtGGACAGGTGGTTAACCTAATGAACCAGCGGCTACAGACCGGCTTCACCGAGGCTGAGGTGTTGCAGATCTTCTGCGACACATGTGAGGCTGTGGCCCGCCTCCACCAGTGCAAGACTCCAATCATCCATCGAGATCTAAAG GTGGAGAACATTCTTCTCCATGACCGGGGACACTATGTGCTCTGTGACTTTGGGAGTGCCACCAACCGTTTCCAAAACCCTCAGACAGAAGGCGTGCCAGTGGTGGAGGAAGAAATCAAAAG GTACACTACTTTGTCATATCGTGCTCCAGAGATGGTCAACCTCTATGGTGGCAAGGTCATCACAACTAAGGCAGACATTTGG GCCATGGGTTGTCTGCTCTATAAGCTGTGCTACTTTACTCTGCCCTTTGGGGAGAGCCAAGTAGCTATCTGTGATGGAAGCTTCACTATCCCAGACAACTCCCGCTACTCCCAGGACATGCACTGCCTCATCA GATACATGCTGGAACCTGACCCGGACAAGAGACCAGATATCTACCAAGTATCCTACTTTGCCTTTAAGCTGGCTCGACGAGAGTGTCCCGTCCAAAATGTACAT AATTTGCCCATTCCTGCAAAACTTCCTGAGCCTATCAGAGCCAGTGAAGCTGTGGCCAAAAAGAGTCAAACCAAAGCTAG ACTCACAGACCCCATTCCCACCACGGAAACCTCGATTGCACCGCGGCAGCGGCCCAAGGCTGGCCAGGCCCAGCCCCAGCCAATATCAGGCATTCTGCCCATCCAGCCTGCCCTCACCCCACGCAAGAGGCCTAATGTGGCTGCTGGAGCAG GTGTTGGGATCAGTGTCccacctccagctgctgctgctgtccaaccTGCTCAGCAGGCTCCTGCTGCACAGGCGGCGCCCCAGCCAGCCCAGGCCACCAACGTGCAGCCACCGGCCACACCCCAGCATCAGCAGCTCTTCATGAAACAGCAACAAGCCCCAGCCTTCTTCAGCTCACAACAACAGACCAGCCAGCAG CATCAGCTGGTACAGAGTGGccaccaacaacagcagcagtcagCCTTTCAGGCATCTGCCCTACTGCAGTCCAAAGCTAAGCCACTTCATCCCCTTGTTAAcctgcaacagcagcagccagccagctcTGCAGTGATCATTACCCCCATCCATGAAACTGCAGCTCCCCAACTCACTCCCATCCCAGAGGTTGCAGCCATCGGCCCTGCAGCTGACCCAGAGGCAACG ACGTCTGCCCGAGAAATCCACAAAGTGGGCTCCCTGACACCCCCCTCCTCACCGAAGGCAGCCCCTAAGGGTGGCCACAGGCGCATCTTGAGCGATGTCACTCACAGCGCCGTATTTGGGGTCCCGGTCAGCAAATCCACCCAGCTACTCCAGGCGGCTGCAGCCGAGGCCAGCCTCAACAAGTCCAA ATCAGCCAGCACCACCCCCTCTGGCTCCCCCTGCTCCTCCCAGCAGAGTGTGTACCAGCCAGGTGAGGTTGGCGCTCCATCTGGCCCTCCTGGCACCAACACCCAGCCCAGCTGGAACCCCTTTGGGGACGACAACTTCTCCAAGCTTacagcagaggagctgctcaACAAAGATTTTGCAAAGCTTGCTGAGA ctactAAACCAGGAGAGAAGGCCACAGGCTCCAGCGAAAATCTCATTCCAGGTCTCCATGCTTTCCCAG CAAAGGAAGAGAGGTGCATGGATTCCCTGATTCCTGGTTTGGAAGCCCCGCAGGCCCAGAGACACACAGCCCAGCAGGAGATAATCACAGCCAGCATGCCAG ACCCTCTGGCTGGGGAGGACTCTCTGCTAGGCTGTGATCTGTTATCTCATCCTTCTACTCCTGGAAGCcagtctgtctctgctctcccttcctcctcctgctcctctgctcctcctggcTCCTGTCTGGAAGAGCTGGCCTCTGTGTCGCTGCCCCCTGGTCAGACAGCTTCTG ACTCTGCTTTCCTCATGTCGGGTGGGGAGAAGGGCACTGAGGACGAGTTTGACCCCATTCCCGTGCTCATCTCCAAAAACTCGAATCAAG AACTGAAAGGGGAGAGTAATGGCTACACTGTGCTTGGTGAGGGGCGAGAGACCGAACTTCCAGATGGGGATTCTCGAACAGATGGGGGCTGTGTTCACTCCAgcgatgaagatgaggagggaatggaggagaaagaggccCAGAAGGAAGAGCAGCAGGGCAGGGAAGCCATTGAGAGTGATGTTGCGGCCCATGACTGCAGTGGCTCCCaacctctgctgctggactctgaggatgaagaggagcaaGGATCTCCTTTAGCCCTCAAGGCATCAGCACGCTCGGGTACATTACTGACACAACCATCCTCTACCTTCCATCAACCAAACACCTTCACTCAGAATCATTCCCAGCAGGCAGCCGAGTCCGCAAGGGGGACAGAGGCTGTTCCAGATGTCTTCTCAAAAGCCCCGTTTATGATTGCACAAGAGGACGCAAGCGATGTGTTTGCCAATGCTCCATTTCCACGTGCCCCCGCTACAGCTCAGCAGCAGTTGGATGTTTTCCTGCAGGCTCCCTTtgggaagaagaaggaggccACGGGTGTCACCAGCATGTCCCCTCAGCCCAAGTCCTCATACCCTCATCCGACCATAGTTCACGCTGCAACACCTGAACAAGGGGTCTTGGGGCAGGTGGCCCCTCAGCCGTTCCGCCCACAAGCTCTGGCCAAATACTCCCGACACTTTGATGGACCATTACCCCAGCAGCCTGTAGCAGCCCACAGAGTAGTGTCTAATGTGAGCAGGCAAGCTGCTGTGGGATCAGTCCCTGTTGGACCTCTTCACTCATGGACCTCAGAAGTGACAGCTGCAGACCCATTTGTCTCTGCACCCTTTCACTTCAAGGCCCCTCAAGAAAAGCCCTGA